Proteins found in one Pseudomonas sp. P8_241 genomic segment:
- a CDS encoding ABC transporter ATP-binding protein encodes MTNLIEIRDLSVAFSGQTVVRNLCLDIRPGECLALVGESGSGKSVTAHSILQLLPECGTETTGSIRYRGQELVGADAGKLRKLRGDRIAMIFQEPMTSLNPLHSIEKQIGETLLVHKGMAGKAAQARILELLHLVGIQKPQERLKAYPHQLSGGQRQRVMIAMALACEPELLIADEPTTALDVTVQRKILLLLKSLQQRLGMSLLLISHDLNLVRSIAQRVCVMKAGEIVEQAPCETLFTEPRHPYSCVLLNAEPEGEALPRDERENVLEVDDLRVRFPVSGGLFQRKTYLHAVDGISLNIQRGKTLGIVGESGSGKSTLGQAILRLLDSEGSIRFQGEALEGLTQKQLRPWRKKMQVVFQDPFGSLSPRMSVAQIISEGLEVHSQLTAEQCNAEVIRALQEVGLDPQSRHRYPHEFSGGQRQRIAIARALVLKPALILLDEPTSALDRTVQKQVVALLRQLQEKHGLTYLFISHDLAVVRALAHDMIVIKDGKVVESGASHDVFDSPQHPYTKELMAAALMGHA; translated from the coding sequence ATGACCAACCTGATCGAAATCCGTGATCTCAGCGTCGCCTTCAGCGGCCAGACCGTCGTGCGCAACCTGTGCCTGGACATCCGCCCCGGCGAATGCCTGGCGCTGGTGGGCGAGTCCGGCTCGGGCAAGTCCGTCACGGCGCATTCGATCCTGCAATTGCTGCCCGAATGCGGCACCGAGACGACCGGCAGCATTCGTTATCGCGGCCAGGAACTGGTGGGGGCCGACGCCGGTAAATTGCGCAAACTGCGCGGTGACCGCATCGCGATGATCTTCCAGGAGCCGATGACTTCGCTCAACCCGCTGCACAGCATCGAAAAGCAAATCGGCGAAACGCTGCTGGTGCACAAGGGTATGGCCGGGAAAGCGGCGCAGGCGCGGATTCTTGAGTTGCTGCATCTGGTGGGCATCCAGAAACCCCAGGAGCGACTGAAAGCCTACCCCCACCAGCTGTCTGGTGGACAGCGCCAACGGGTGATGATTGCCATGGCCCTGGCCTGCGAGCCGGAATTGTTGATTGCCGACGAACCCACCACAGCGCTTGATGTGACGGTGCAGCGCAAAATCCTGCTGCTGCTCAAATCCTTGCAGCAACGGCTGGGCATGTCTCTACTGCTGATCAGCCACGACCTCAACCTGGTGCGCAGCATCGCCCAGCGCGTGTGCGTGATGAAGGCCGGTGAGATCGTCGAACAGGCCCCTTGCGAAACCCTGTTTACCGAACCCAGGCATCCTTACAGCTGCGTGTTGCTTAATGCTGAACCCGAGGGTGAAGCCCTGCCCCGGGACGAACGCGAAAACGTGCTGGAGGTTGATGATTTGCGGGTGCGGTTTCCTGTCAGTGGCGGACTGTTCCAGCGCAAGACCTACCTGCACGCCGTGGATGGCATCAGCCTGAACATACAGCGCGGCAAAACACTGGGCATCGTCGGCGAATCCGGTTCCGGAAAGTCCACACTGGGCCAGGCCATCCTGCGCCTGCTCGACTCCGAAGGCAGTATTCGCTTTCAGGGCGAAGCGCTGGAGGGCCTGACGCAAAAACAGCTACGCCCATGGCGAAAGAAGATGCAGGTGGTGTTCCAGGATCCGTTTGGCAGCCTCAGCCCGCGCATGTCGGTGGCGCAAATCATCAGTGAAGGCCTTGAGGTGCACAGCCAGTTGACGGCGGAGCAATGCAACGCCGAAGTGATTCGGGCGTTGCAGGAAGTCGGTCTCGACCCGCAAAGCCGCCATCGCTATCCCCACGAATTTTCCGGCGGCCAACGCCAGCGTATCGCCATCGCCCGCGCGTTGGTGCTCAAACCCGCGTTGATTTTGCTCGACGAGCCCACCTCCGCGCTGGACCGCACGGTGCAAAAACAGGTCGTCGCCCTGCTTCGCCAGCTTCAGGAAAAACACGGTTTGACCTATTTGTTCATCAGCCATGACCTGGCGGTGGTACGCGCCCTCGCCCATGACATGATCGTGATCAAGGACGGCAAGGTGGTGGAAAGCGGCGCCAGCCATGATGTGTTCGATTCGCCGCAGCATCCGTACACCAAAGAGCTGATGGCGGCGGCGCTGATGGGGCATGCATAA
- a CDS encoding esterase/lipase family protein, whose product MQRNASTCHPILLVHGLFGFERIGKFELFHDIRQTLRNAGARVFVPHLSTVSSNETRGEQLVAQLKRVLEGTGASKVNLIGHSQGALAARYAAASAPHQVASVTSVSGPNHGSELADFLRKALTPGRLPELVAEAVVTLFADFLGALSNDRYLARNAVAALNGLTTEGVGAFNDKYPQGLPKTWGGQGPEQVNGVRYYSWSGVLPPVLDQGTHALDPFHSLCRAFSRYFVTEADQNDGMVGRFSSHLGTVIRSDYALDHLDTISQPACQLRTGIDPVELYVQHAERLREAGL is encoded by the coding sequence ATGCAACGGAATGCAAGCACCTGCCACCCAATACTGCTGGTCCATGGCCTGTTCGGTTTCGAGCGGATCGGCAAATTCGAACTCTTTCACGACATCAGGCAAACCTTGCGAAACGCTGGGGCGAGGGTGTTCGTTCCACACCTTTCTACCGTTTCCAGCAACGAAACTCGTGGTGAGCAATTAGTGGCGCAACTCAAACGGGTACTGGAAGGAACAGGCGCCAGCAAAGTCAATCTGATCGGACACAGTCAAGGCGCACTCGCTGCACGTTATGCTGCAGCGAGTGCACCGCACCAAGTCGCTTCGGTAACCTCTGTCAGCGGGCCAAATCACGGGTCCGAGCTGGCTGATTTTCTGCGCAAGGCATTAACGCCCGGACGCTTGCCGGAATTGGTTGCCGAGGCGGTCGTGACCCTGTTTGCCGATTTCCTGGGAGCCCTGAGCAACGACCGTTATCTCGCGCGCAACGCTGTCGCGGCCCTGAATGGCCTGACCACCGAAGGCGTGGGCGCATTCAACGACAAGTACCCGCAGGGGTTACCCAAAACCTGGGGTGGACAGGGTCCGGAGCAGGTCAATGGCGTTCGCTATTATTCCTGGAGCGGTGTCCTGCCGCCCGTGCTCGACCAAGGTACCCACGCGCTCGACCCGTTCCACTCGTTGTGTCGTGCCTTTTCACGCTACTTCGTCACCGAAGCCGACCAGAACGACGGGATGGTTGGACGTTTCAGCTCCCACTTGGGCACCGTGATCCGTTCCGACTACGCCCTGGATCACCTTGACACCATCAGCCAGCCAGCCTGTCAATTGCGAACTGGCATCGATCCGGTCGAACTGTATGTACAGCATGCCGAACGCTTGCGAGAGGCCGGTTTGTAA
- a CDS encoding ABC transporter permease has protein sequence MLTLSPLARRRFERFKKNRRGWWSLWLFIGLFGLTLGGELIANDKPLIVSYQGQWYFPALKRYTEQEFGGQLPFQADYRSDYVQQLIKKDGGWLLFPPIPFSDDTPNYDLNKPAPSPPTRVNWLGTDDQARDVLARVIFGARVSILFALMLTFVSALIGIAAGALQGYYGGWVDLLGQRLLEVWSGLPVLYLLIILSGFVEPNFWWLLGIMALFSWLALVDVVRAEFLRGRNLEYVKAARALGLSDRKVIVRHILPNAMNATLSYLPFILTGAISTLTALDFLGFGMPAGSASLGELIGQGKQNLQAPWLGLTAFFTLALILSLLVFIGEALRDAFDPRS, from the coding sequence ATGTTGACGCTCTCCCCATTGGCGCGTCGCCGCTTCGAGCGCTTCAAGAAAAACCGCCGTGGCTGGTGGTCTCTGTGGCTGTTTATCGGCCTGTTCGGCTTGACCCTCGGCGGCGAACTGATCGCCAACGACAAACCGCTGATCGTCAGTTACCAAGGTCAGTGGTACTTCCCGGCTCTCAAGCGCTACACCGAGCAGGAGTTTGGCGGACAACTGCCATTCCAGGCCGATTACCGCAGCGATTACGTGCAACAACTGATCAAGAAGGACGGTGGCTGGCTGCTGTTTCCGCCGATTCCATTCAGCGACGACACACCCAATTACGACCTGAACAAACCCGCACCGAGCCCGCCGACCCGCGTGAACTGGCTCGGTACCGACGACCAGGCACGGGACGTGCTGGCCCGGGTGATCTTCGGTGCGCGGGTGTCGATTCTGTTTGCCCTGATGCTGACGTTTGTCAGCGCCCTGATCGGCATCGCCGCCGGTGCCCTGCAAGGTTACTACGGCGGTTGGGTCGATCTGCTGGGTCAACGGTTGCTCGAAGTCTGGTCCGGGCTACCCGTGCTGTACCTGCTGATCATCCTGTCCGGGTTCGTCGAGCCGAATTTCTGGTGGCTCTTGGGGATCATGGCGCTGTTTTCCTGGCTGGCCCTGGTGGACGTGGTGCGCGCCGAGTTCCTGCGCGGACGCAACCTGGAATACGTCAAAGCCGCGAGAGCACTGGGCTTGAGCGACCGCAAGGTCATCGTGCGGCACATCCTGCCCAACGCCATGAATGCGACCTTGAGCTACCTGCCGTTTATTCTGACTGGGGCTATTTCGACCCTGACGGCGCTGGATTTCCTCGGTTTTGGCATGCCTGCGGGCAGCGCTTCGCTGGGCGAACTGATCGGCCAGGGCAAGCAGAACCTGCAAGCGCCGTGGCTGGGGCTGACGGCGTTTTTCACCCTGGCGCTGATTCTTTCTTTACTGGTGTTCATTGGCGAAGCGCTGCGCGACGCCTTTGACCCTCGCTCTTGA
- a CDS encoding microcin C ABC transporter permease YejB, with amino-acid sequence MWAYILRRLLLIIPTLVIILLVNFVIVQAAPGGPVEQAIAHLQGIGGAAAGGGSSDSVSSTSRASRGLDPQLIKDIEKQYGFDKPAHERLWLMLTSYARLDFGKSFFRGATVTDLILEKMPVTISLGLWATLITYLVSIPLGIRKAVHHGSHFDIWSSTAIIIGYAMPAFLFAMFLIVIFAGGTSLNWFPVRGLVSDNFDSLSTLGKVADYFWHLVLPVSALVIGGFATLTILTKNSFLNEITRQYVVTARAKGLSERRVLYGHVFRNAMLLVVSGIPQAFISVFFAGSLLIEVIFSLDGLGRMSYEAAVSRDYPVVFGSLFIFTLFGLLIKLVGDLCYTLVDPRIDFAARNA; translated from the coding sequence ATGTGGGCTTATATACTGCGGCGCCTGCTGCTGATCATTCCGACGCTGGTGATCATTCTTCTGGTCAATTTCGTGATCGTCCAGGCAGCGCCCGGCGGCCCGGTGGAACAAGCCATCGCGCACCTGCAGGGCATCGGCGGGGCCGCGGCCGGCGGCGGTTCGAGTGACTCGGTGAGCAGTACCTCCCGAGCCAGTCGCGGCCTCGACCCACAATTGATCAAGGACATCGAAAAACAATACGGCTTCGACAAACCGGCGCACGAGCGTCTGTGGCTGATGCTCACCAGTTACGCCCGGCTGGATTTCGGCAAGAGCTTCTTCCGTGGCGCCACGGTCACCGACCTGATCCTGGAAAAAATGCCGGTCACCATTTCCCTCGGGCTCTGGGCAACGCTGATCACTTATCTGGTGTCGATCCCGCTGGGCATTCGCAAGGCCGTGCATCACGGCAGTCATTTCGATATCTGGAGCAGCACGGCGATCATTATCGGCTACGCCATGCCGGCGTTTCTGTTCGCCATGTTCCTGATCGTGATCTTCGCTGGAGGCACCTCGCTGAACTGGTTTCCGGTTCGCGGACTGGTTTCGGACAACTTCGACTCACTGTCGACCCTCGGTAAAGTCGCCGATTACTTCTGGCATCTGGTCCTGCCGGTTTCGGCGCTGGTGATCGGCGGGTTCGCTACGCTGACCATCCTGACCAAAAACTCGTTCCTCAACGAGATCACCCGGCAATACGTGGTGACTGCCCGCGCCAAGGGCTTGAGCGAGCGCCGCGTTCTGTACGGCCACGTGTTCCGCAACGCCATGTTGCTGGTGGTGTCGGGAATCCCCCAGGCGTTTATCAGCGTATTTTTTGCTGGCTCGCTGCTGATCGAGGTGATCTTTTCCCTCGATGGCCTCGGTCGCATGAGTTACGAAGCGGCGGTGTCGCGGGACTATCCGGTGGTGTTCGGCTCGCTGTTCATATTCACCTTGTTCGGTCTCTTGATAAAACTGGTCGGTGACCTTTGCTACACCCTGGTCGACCCGCGCATCGATTTCGCCGCGAGGAACGCCTGA
- a CDS encoding 3-hydroxybutyrate dehydrogenase, which produces MTTLSGKTALVTGSTSGIGLGIALSLAKAGANLILNGFGDASKVIADVAQFGGKVGHHPADVSDPAQIADMIAYAEREFGGIDILVNNAGIQHVAPVDEFPVERWDSIIAINLSSVFHGTRLSLPGMRAKGWGRVINIASVHGMVGSVGKAAYVAAKHGVIGLTKVVALETATTQITCNAICPGWVLTPLVQKQIDDRAATGIDPQQAQHDLLAEKQPSLEFVTPPQLGELVLFLCSDAGSQVRGAAWNIDGGWLAQ; this is translated from the coding sequence ATGACGACTCTTTCGGGCAAGACCGCACTGGTCACCGGTTCTACCAGCGGCATCGGCCTGGGGATTGCCCTCAGCCTGGCCAAGGCTGGGGCCAACCTGATCCTCAACGGGTTCGGCGATGCATCCAAAGTGATTGCCGACGTGGCACAGTTCGGCGGCAAGGTCGGCCATCACCCGGCCGATGTCAGCGACCCGGCGCAAATCGCCGACATGATCGCCTACGCCGAGCGTGAGTTTGGCGGCATCGACATTCTGGTCAACAACGCCGGCATTCAGCATGTTGCCCCCGTCGATGAATTCCCCGTGGAGCGCTGGGATTCGATCATCGCGATCAACCTGTCGTCGGTGTTCCATGGCACTCGACTGAGCCTGCCGGGCATGCGTGCCAAGGGTTGGGGTCGGGTGATCAACATTGCCTCGGTGCACGGGATGGTCGGATCGGTAGGCAAAGCCGCTTATGTCGCGGCCAAGCATGGGGTGATCGGGCTGACCAAGGTGGTCGCCCTGGAAACCGCGACAACCCAAATTACCTGCAACGCCATCTGCCCCGGATGGGTACTGACGCCGCTGGTGCAAAAGCAGATCGATGATCGCGCCGCCACCGGGATCGATCCGCAGCAGGCGCAGCACGATTTGCTGGCCGAGAAGCAGCCGTCGCTGGAGTTCGTGACACCACCGCAATTGGGTGAACTGGTGCTGTTCCTGTGCAGTGATGCGGGGAGTCAGGTACGCGGTGCGGCGTGGAATATCGATGGTGGGTGGTTGGCGCAGTGA
- a CDS encoding GntP family permease produces the protein MSVIIALAALALLMLAAYRGYSVILFAPIAALGAVLLTDPSAVAPAFTGVFMEKMVGFIKLYFPVFLLGAVFGKLIELSGFSRSIVAAAIRLLGTRQAMLVIVLVCALLTYGGVSLFVVVFAVYPFAAEMFRQSNIPKRLIPATIALGAFSFTMDALPGTPQIQNIIPSTFFNTTAWAAPWLGVIGTIFVFSAGMLFLQRQRNKAQRSGEGYGSDLRNEPETAADIKLPNPWLALSPLLAVGIMNLLFTQWIPQWYGKTHSLALPGMATPVTTEIAKLTAIWAVQAALLVGILMALAFGFQAIRSKLAEGSKSAVSGALLAAMNTASEYGFGAVIASLPGFLVLADWLKGIPNPLVNEAITVTLLAGITGSASGGMSIALAAMSEQFISAAHAANIPLEVLHRVAAMASGGMDTLPHNGAVITLLAVTGLTHREAYKDIFCITLIKTLAVFVVIGTFYATGIV, from the coding sequence ATGAGTGTGATCATTGCCTTGGCAGCCCTCGCGCTGCTGATGCTGGCTGCTTACCGTGGCTACAGCGTTATCCTTTTTGCCCCGATTGCCGCTCTTGGCGCCGTCCTGCTCACCGACCCTTCAGCCGTCGCGCCCGCCTTCACCGGCGTGTTCATGGAGAAAATGGTCGGCTTCATCAAACTGTATTTCCCGGTGTTCCTGCTCGGTGCGGTGTTCGGCAAGTTGATCGAGCTGTCCGGATTTTCGCGCTCCATCGTTGCCGCCGCGATTCGCCTGCTCGGCACTCGTCAGGCCATGCTGGTGATCGTGCTGGTCTGCGCCCTGCTGACCTACGGCGGCGTCTCGCTGTTCGTGGTGGTCTTCGCGGTCTATCCGTTTGCCGCCGAGATGTTCCGTCAAAGCAACATTCCCAAGCGCCTGATTCCTGCGACCATCGCCCTGGGCGCGTTCTCGTTCACCATGGACGCCCTGCCCGGCACGCCGCAGATCCAGAACATCATTCCCAGCACCTTTTTCAACACCACCGCGTGGGCGGCGCCGTGGCTGGGTGTGATCGGCACCATCTTCGTGTTCAGCGCCGGCATGCTGTTTCTCCAGCGCCAGCGCAACAAGGCCCAGCGCAGCGGTGAAGGCTATGGCTCGGACCTGCGCAACGAACCGGAAACCGCCGCCGACATCAAGCTGCCCAACCCGTGGCTCGCCCTGTCGCCGTTGCTCGCGGTGGGCATCATGAACCTGCTGTTCACCCAGTGGATTCCGCAGTGGTACGGCAAGACCCACAGCCTGGCACTGCCGGGTATGGCCACCCCGGTGACCACCGAAATCGCCAAGCTCACCGCCATTTGGGCGGTTCAGGCGGCGTTGCTGGTGGGCATCCTCATGGCGCTCGCGTTTGGTTTCCAGGCGATCCGCAGCAAGCTCGCTGAAGGCAGTAAAAGTGCGGTCAGCGGTGCTTTGCTGGCGGCGATGAACACCGCCTCGGAATACGGCTTCGGTGCGGTGATCGCCTCGCTGCCAGGCTTTCTGGTGCTGGCCGACTGGCTCAAGGGCATTCCTAATCCGCTGGTCAATGAAGCGATTACCGTGACCCTGTTGGCCGGTATCACCGGCTCCGCATCGGGTGGCATGAGTATCGCGCTGGCGGCGATGTCCGAACAATTCATCAGTGCCGCCCACGCCGCAAACATTCCCCTGGAAGTCCTGCACCGGGTTGCCGCGATGGCCAGCGGCGGCATGGACACCCTGCCGCACAATGGCGCGGTGATTACCTTGCTGGCGGTCACCGGCCTGACCCACCGCGAGGCTTATAAAGACATTTTCTGTATTACGCTGATCAAGACCCTGGCGGTTTTCGTGGTGATCGGCACCTTCTACGCCACTGGCATTGTGTGA
- a CDS encoding sigma-54 interaction domain-containing protein codes for MNTTESLKDYQRVRLLAIRSLFEIIEQSSEGTVIVDRDANIVWMNERYARRFGLQSAESAIGKPCESVIPGSLLREVVRTGRPILLDMQDTSKEPLVVMRLPIHDDAGVVIGAIGFALFDELRSLSPMLKRYMSMQEELASTRSLLRARQTKYNFAHFIGTSAASLEVKRRARRSASTESPVLLLGETGTGKELLAQAIHNASPRAHKAFVSINSAAIPESLLEAEFFGTAPGAFTGADRKGRAGKLQIAQGGTLFLDEIGDMPLPLQSKLLRVLQEKEFEPVGSNEVIQSNVRVIAATSTDLEAAIKRGEFRADLYYRLNVLPIQVPPLRDRLDDLPALSEAILEELRSQHELHHEALALLSQHAWPGNIRELRNVLERAALLSDDLRLTATDLRAAIGTFTPVERVSPLPLEPIVDETFSAARERFDRHLIEATLAQCGGKVIEAAARLGLGRSTLYKKMVALGIV; via the coding sequence ATGAACACCACCGAAAGCCTCAAGGACTACCAGCGCGTGCGCCTGCTGGCGATCCGTTCGTTGTTCGAGATCATCGAGCAGTCGAGCGAGGGTACGGTGATTGTCGACCGCGATGCCAACATCGTCTGGATGAACGAGCGCTATGCCCGACGCTTCGGCCTGCAATCGGCAGAAAGTGCAATCGGCAAGCCCTGCGAAAGCGTCATTCCCGGCAGCCTGCTGCGGGAAGTGGTGCGCACCGGCCGACCGATTCTGCTCGACATGCAGGACACCTCCAAAGAACCGCTGGTGGTCATGCGCCTGCCGATTCATGACGATGCCGGCGTGGTGATCGGCGCCATCGGCTTTGCCCTGTTCGACGAATTGCGCAGCCTGTCGCCCATGCTCAAGCGCTACATGAGCATGCAGGAAGAACTGGCCTCCACCCGTTCGCTGCTGCGGGCGCGGCAGACCAAATACAACTTCGCTCATTTCATCGGCACCAGCGCCGCCAGCCTGGAAGTCAAACGCCGGGCGCGCCGCAGTGCCAGCACGGAGTCCCCGGTATTGCTGCTCGGCGAAACCGGTACCGGCAAGGAACTGCTGGCCCAGGCGATCCACAATGCTTCGCCGCGTGCGCACAAGGCATTCGTCAGCATCAACAGCGCGGCCATCCCGGAGTCATTGCTTGAAGCCGAATTTTTCGGCACCGCGCCGGGTGCCTTCACCGGCGCCGATCGCAAGGGCCGCGCCGGCAAGCTGCAAATTGCCCAGGGCGGCACCTTGTTTCTCGATGAGATCGGCGACATGCCGCTGCCCCTGCAAAGCAAACTGTTGCGGGTGCTGCAGGAAAAGGAATTCGAACCGGTGGGCTCCAACGAGGTGATCCAGAGCAATGTGCGGGTCATTGCCGCGACCTCCACCGACCTCGAAGCGGCGATCAAACGCGGCGAATTTCGTGCCGATCTGTATTACCGCCTGAACGTCTTGCCGATCCAGGTTCCGCCCCTGCGCGATCGCCTCGACGACCTGCCGGCCCTGAGCGAAGCGATTCTGGAGGAACTGCGCAGTCAGCATGAATTGCACCACGAAGCGCTGGCGCTGCTGAGCCAACATGCCTGGCCGGGAAACATCCGCGAATTGCGCAACGTGCTGGAACGCGCCGCCCTGCTCAGCGATGACTTGCGCCTGACAGCAACCGATCTGCGCGCAGCCATTGGCACCTTCACGCCCGTTGAGCGCGTGTCACCGTTGCCCCTCGAACCGATTGTTGATGAGACGTTCAGTGCGGCGCGGGAACGGTTTGACCGGCATTTGATCGAGGCCACCCTGGCGCAATGCGGGGGGAAAGTGATTGAAGCGGCGGCACGCCTGGGGCTTGGACGGTCTACGTTGTACAAGAAGATGGTGGCGTTGGGGATTGTTTAG
- a CDS encoding extracellular solute-binding protein, translated as MRLAFPTLLFTAAALLLGAVGVNAAPQYAMTVYGEPAKYPAGFSHFAYTNPLAPKGGTMRRSAIEIGQFDHVLPYIDKGIGVSQIDGMLYSPLAQRSLDEPYTVYGLVAQTMERSDDGLSLRFELNPKARFADGKPITAQDVRYTFDLLMTQGSLRYRTQFADVKGVEVESPLTVRFDFKNNENRTLPLDIATLPVFPEHWWKTRDFAGGGGYEPPLGSGPYKVGKVDSGRSITFERNPDWWGKDLPVSRGLYNFDHFSIEYFGDTDVARQVLRGGAYDYNREFSATGYSIGYDSPALSDGRLQKAHLATEAPQPSQGFVFNLQKPMFQDRRVRQALVMLWDFEWSNRQMMRNLYIRQQSFFSNTDLAARQLPDAGELAILEPLRGQIPDDVFGKVFEAPKTDGSGVIRDKQLQALDLLEQAGWKPDGDQLVNAEGEPLSFTFLVSQNGMDRLLLPYKRTLKQIGIELNIRRIDSSQYVNRLMSRDYDMIVTGYPVTTSPGGELLNYFGSTAATDPGSNNYMVLKNPAVDTLIAGLVRANTQADMLHYAHALDRVLQWNYYWIPNYYPPGTSTVWWNRFGIPNVQASNDEAIESWWEMSTTPLTNQQMTAERIRRGKPGGPH; from the coding sequence ATGCGACTGGCTTTCCCTACTTTGTTATTCACTGCCGCGGCCCTGCTATTGGGTGCCGTTGGTGTGAACGCGGCGCCGCAGTACGCAATGACCGTCTACGGCGAACCGGCCAAATACCCCGCCGGTTTCAGTCATTTTGCCTACACCAACCCGTTGGCCCCCAAGGGCGGCACGATGCGGCGATCGGCGATCGAAATCGGTCAATTCGACCATGTCCTGCCCTACATAGACAAAGGCATTGGCGTCTCGCAGATCGACGGCATGCTCTATTCGCCGCTGGCCCAGCGCTCACTGGACGAACCCTATACCGTATACGGCCTGGTGGCGCAGACGATGGAACGCTCCGATGACGGCCTGTCCCTGCGCTTTGAGCTCAATCCCAAGGCGCGCTTTGCCGACGGCAAGCCCATCACCGCCCAGGATGTGCGCTATACCTTCGACCTGCTGATGACCCAGGGCAGCCTGCGCTATCGCACTCAGTTCGCCGACGTCAAAGGCGTCGAAGTTGAATCACCGCTGACCGTTCGCTTCGACTTCAAGAACAACGAAAACCGCACCCTGCCCCTGGACATCGCGACCCTGCCGGTGTTTCCCGAACATTGGTGGAAGACCCGGGACTTTGCCGGCGGTGGCGGCTACGAGCCACCACTGGGCAGCGGCCCCTATAAAGTAGGCAAAGTCGACTCAGGGCGCAGCATCACATTCGAACGCAACCCCGATTGGTGGGGCAAGGATTTGCCGGTCAGTCGCGGCCTGTACAACTTCGATCATTTCAGCATCGAGTACTTCGGTGATACCGACGTCGCGCGCCAGGTACTGCGCGGCGGTGCCTACGACTACAACCGCGAGTTTTCCGCTACCGGCTATTCCATCGGCTACGACAGCCCGGCCCTGAGTGATGGTCGCCTGCAAAAGGCTCACCTCGCCACCGAAGCACCGCAACCATCCCAGGGTTTTGTATTCAATCTGCAAAAGCCGATGTTCCAGGACCGTCGCGTGCGTCAGGCACTGGTAATGCTGTGGGACTTCGAATGGAGCAATCGGCAGATGATGCGCAACCTGTACATCCGTCAGCAGAGCTTCTTCTCCAACACCGACCTCGCCGCACGGCAACTGCCGGATGCCGGTGAGCTGGCGATTCTCGAGCCGTTACGTGGGCAAATTCCCGACGACGTCTTCGGCAAAGTGTTCGAGGCACCGAAAACCGATGGCAGCGGTGTGATTCGCGACAAGCAGCTGCAAGCACTGGATTTGCTCGAACAGGCTGGCTGGAAACCCGATGGCGATCAACTGGTGAACGCCGAGGGTGAGCCCTTGAGTTTCACGTTCCTGGTCAGCCAGAACGGCATGGACCGTTTGCTGTTGCCCTACAAGCGCACACTGAAGCAGATCGGCATCGAATTGAATATCCGCCGCATCGATTCATCCCAGTACGTCAATCGTCTGATGAGCCGCGACTACGACATGATCGTCACCGGCTATCCGGTGACCACGTCTCCGGGGGGCGAGTTGCTCAACTATTTCGGCTCGACCGCCGCCACTGACCCCGGCTCCAACAATTACATGGTGCTGAAAAATCCGGCGGTGGACACCTTGATCGCCGGGCTGGTACGCGCCAATACCCAGGCCGACATGCTGCACTATGCCCATGCGCTCGACCGCGTGCTGCAATGGAATTACTACTGGATTCCCAATTATTACCCACCGGGCACCTCGACCGTCTGGTGGAATCGCTTCGGCATCCCGAACGTGCAGGCGAGCAATGACGAAGCCATCGAGAGCTGGTGGGAAATGAGCACCACGCCTTTGACCAATCAGCAAATGACTGCCGAGCGTATCCGCCGTGGCAAACCCGGAGGGCCGCACTGA
- a CDS encoding peptidylprolyl isomerase, with protein sequence MPKATARHILVASEAKCNELKAQIEGGADFAEVAKANSTCPSSRQGGDLGSFGPGQMVKEFDTVVFSAPINVVQGPVKTQFGYHLLEVTSRQD encoded by the coding sequence ATGCCTAAAGCCACTGCCCGTCACATCCTTGTTGCCAGCGAAGCCAAATGCAACGAACTCAAGGCTCAAATCGAAGGCGGCGCCGATTTCGCCGAAGTTGCCAAAGCGAACTCCACCTGCCCATCCAGTCGCCAGGGCGGTGACCTCGGTTCGTTCGGTCCGGGCCAGATGGTCAAGGAATTCGACACCGTTGTATTCAGCGCGCCAATCAACGTCGTGCAAGGCCCGGTGAAGACTCAGTTCGGTTACCACCTGCTGGAAGTGACCAGCCGCCAGGACTGA